Sequence from the Polyangiaceae bacterium genome:
TACTTCGCCGCGCTCGAGTTGCCCGAGTCCACGTTCAATCGAGCAATGAAGTTCAGCGCGCTCTCTGTCGCTGAGTGAATCGCCCTCGGAGTTGCACAGGTATACCGTCACCGGCATGCCATTGGTGAGCTCCGTCGGTTCATCGAGGACGATTTGCCCGTTCCTCACATGTGCTTTGAGCGCGTTCACGAGACTGAGCATAGCACCACGCCGGCCCTGCGTGGCTCCGGGCCGTTGGGCGGTGTGCCAGTTGCGCCGGGCAGCAGCGGCGACCCAGCCGCGCACGATTGCGTTTGGCTGATACTTGTGGCGGGCGGGTGGCCGCCTTGCTTGCTGTCAGCGTGATTGCTGGTGAGTCGCATGCGCCGGCATGCGTTGGATAGCGGGAGCGTGCGGCAAGGCTGGCGGGCCTGTGGTGGGCCCGCCTCGCGTGGTGCGGGTGCGCGACGCGGTGCGATGGGAAGAGCGCGGCGCCGGCGCGAGTGTGCGAGCGATGTCGCCGCTGGCACGCAAAGAAAAACGCATGCTGCTGCATTTCTTTGTTGACGAGTTTTCTGCGAAGGCTGGGCGCGATTGCGTCGGTGTCGTCGGGATGGCCGCTTGCCGCGCTGCAATCGCGCGCTGACGGATGATCGCGGGTGGTGACGATTGCGCAGTCGATTCGATGTGCGTTCGTGCAGCACGCGGGCAGCCAGAGGGATGAAAAACTAGGGTGTAAGGTGCGGGTATGCACATCGAAGGAGATCAGCGGTGCGAGGTGAACTCGGGCAAGAAGGCATACGCACCCGTGCGGATCGAGGCGAGCGTGGCGGGAGCGGGAGAGGCATACGCACCGGTGCGGATCGAGGCGAGCGAGGCGGGAGGGACAGGCGCGGAGGATGCGAAGGCATCCGCACCGGTGCGGATCGAGGGACGGGTGGTGGAAGCAGGGCGTGTGGGTGAAGCGAAGGCATACGCACCGGTGCGGATCGAGGGACGGGTGGCGGAGCGGAGTTCCTTGGGCACGCTGTCCGACGTTGAGCTACTCGACAGCACGCTCGTTGCATCCGCGCATGCGAACCGGGCGGTAGTGGCGCTACTCGCTCACCTGGCCGAGGTGGAGACCCGAGGCGTGCACCGCTTGTGCGCTTGTTCGAGCCTGTACACGTACTGTCGCTACGAGCTCGGTATGCCTGAGGACACAGCTCAGCGGCGAGCGCTGGCAGCGCGATTGGTGCGGCGCTTTCCGCAACTGCTCGACAAGCTTGCGTCGGGGGAGCTGCACTTGTCGGGTCTTCTGCTGCTGGGACCGCACCTGAAGCACGAGAATCTGGAGCAGCTGCTCGATGCGGCGAAGCACCGATCGAAGCGAGAGATCCTAAGCCTGGTTCGGCAGTTCGATCCTCGTCCAGACGTTCCGGCGCGGATCGAGCCCTTGGGACCGGCGCCGCGGGCTCGCAGCATGGCTGCGAACGCCGCGGGTGTGCACGCGGATACGGACGCGGGAGCGGGCGCGGAGGATGGGGTTGGCGGCCCGGGCCCAGTATCGCGAACCGACGCAGGCGCAGGCTCCGGCGCGGACACAAGCACGGCACCGGGAACCGACGCAGGCGCAGGCTCCGGCGCGGACACAAGCACAGACGCGGACGCAGGCGCTGGCTCGGGATTGGGACTGGAATCGGGAATGGGCGCGAGAGGCGGAGCCGTCGAGCAGCGCTTCAAGGTGCAGTTCACGGCGGGAGAAGAGTACGTGCGGCTTCTTCAAGAAGCGCAGGAGCTACTTGGGCCGGGGGAGAATGGGCATGTCGTTGCGGAAGTGCACTTGCGTGCGATGCGGCTGCTCGTGCGCGAGCTGAAGAAGCGCAAATGCGCGCTGGTGGACAAGCCACGACCCAGTCGCGTTGGCACGAGTACGCACCAGCGCGGATCCGACGATGCCGAGCACACCGAGCCGCGCGAAGTTGGGGCCCGCGACCACCGACGCAACTGCGCTGAGAGTGGCGATGATACGCGCCAGAGCGCGCGCATGAATGACGACGATCCGCACCGGCGCGTACCACCGGATGGCGCCACTGACCGCGCTCGTCCGCACCGGCGCGTATCACCGGATGGCGCCACTGGCCGCGCTCGTTCGCACCGGCGCGCAGCATCGGTCGACGACGGTGAGGACCCGCGCCGGAGCGGACCGACGCTTGACGATCATGAGGATCCGCACCGGAGCGTGTGTGCCGGCACGAGCGCGGGTGGCGCGGCGTTGGAGGAGAGTCGGTACTTGCCCGCCGAGGTGCGGCGCAGTGTTTGGGAACGAGATGGCGGCAGGTGTGCGTTCGTCGATGGTCGGGGTCGGCGCTGTCGGGAACGCAGCGGCCTCGAGTTCCATCACGAGATCGCGTTCGCGAAGGGAGGGCGGCACAAGACCGAGACCGTGAGTCTTCGCTGCCGCGCGCACAACGCCCTGGCCGCAGAGCAGGACTTCGGCACGGAGCACATGGCGCGATGGAGCCAACACTGAGCGAACTTCCTTCACGGGCTGGGCTTGGGCGCGGCCACGACGGACGGAACCCGTCTCGGCTCTTGGGCACGGGTCCAGCCACGTCACTCGGACACGCGGACGAGTCTTCGTGTACGAGTACGAGTCGAGTACGAGTACGAGTCGAGTACCAGTACGAGTCGAGCACGAGCGAGGTGGCGACAACTAGTGCGTCAGCTTCCACAAGGTCGCGAGAAGGTGATCGAGCTGATCGAAGACGGGCGCGAGGGCAGGCCCGCTGACGTAGCCCCAGCCCTGGGCGGCGCGGAGGCCGGCGCGGACTTCGCTGGCGCTACCGGCGGCGCTGAAGTAGCGCGAACGGCGCGTGCCGGGATCGCTCGCGGCTCCCTCGCCGAGGTTCAGCACGAAGCTGTTCGTCGCGTCGCGCAGCTGCGCGGCAAGCTTCTTGTCATGGCGCTGCACGCGAGCAACGAGCGGCGCGAGGTTGCGTTGGGTGGCGAGCGCGAGATCGAGAGTGCGAAATTGCATGCTGTGCTCCTTGTGGCCGCGGAGGCGGCTGGTTCACCAGAACCAGCCAGACGCCGACGCGGCACAGGGAGCCCTGCAGGCCCGCCCTCGCAATCACGCCACCCATTGCACCTCGCGCTTCGCGCTTGCGGACGCAGTGCCAGCGAAGCTGGCACGAGGACGCGAACGCCGATTCCTCGCCAGCAAGTGCAAACCATGTCCTGGCACAATCCCTAAACTTCACGGTCCCGGTCCCGGTCCCGGTCCCGGTCCCAGCCACGGATCTCGGTC
This genomic interval carries:
- a CDS encoding four helix bundle protein — protein: MQFRTLDLALATQRNLAPLVARVQRHDKKLAAQLRDATNSFVLNLGEGAASDPGTRRSRYFSAAGSASEVRAGLRAAQGWGYVSGPALAPVFDQLDHLLATLWKLTH